One Cohnella candidum genomic region harbors:
- a CDS encoding LacI family DNA-binding transcriptional regulator, translated as MNIKEIADKAGVSIATVSHVVNKTRYVSAELTERVLKVIEETDGKPGFLLRNKKSLKSVNILCLADNITDYFCVDVIKGLRDRARLDEMRVVVLHSDNIGLIHEYIRLEKPAGVVFLMGGARSESEFDKMKEIGIPAVFVGQADSVTENGNIVFDAFECAFKAVHHLLKSGHDRVAFVYQDKDGPWFDRKLLGYREALNEQGIPFDPSLVVAMEDLFAYGKHEVEDILADTNRTTAILCADEAATTGCLKFMGSHNLKCPEDLSLVSLHDFQWGDLLSPPITTVSYDPAEIGRKSFEKLIAKIKRLGEDSENTVVESKIKVRSSTQTIAKGPLGEKAESPELLHLQASEMESIKTGEYTAAISFHYSGTAWARLHEKGIKDVFAEMGIKVLVVTDAHFDPELQNKQHESILSMKPDILISVPVDGVMTAASYRTLLNAGIKLVLINNVPEGFERGDYVTCVSVNERENGQIAGRLLGEYLKRYDKKKIGLLVHGAPFFATRQRDQAVEQVLTEEFPDLEIVAVQSFQKESRAFDACYEMIKNHPEIEGLYVSWEGPALSALNALRELNREEIRMVTADLDSEVALNLAAGGSVIGISAQRPYDQGRAIALAAANALLGRSTPSYIGVSPYRVTRDNLLIAWQEILKERAPAQLASALKGSRNP; from the coding sequence ATGAATATCAAGGAAATCGCCGATAAGGCCGGCGTCTCCATCGCAACGGTTTCCCATGTGGTGAATAAAACCCGGTACGTCAGCGCGGAATTGACGGAGCGGGTGCTGAAAGTCATCGAGGAAACGGACGGCAAACCGGGTTTTCTTCTTCGCAACAAAAAATCGCTGAAATCCGTCAACATCCTGTGCCTGGCGGATAATATCACGGATTATTTCTGCGTCGACGTGATCAAAGGCTTGAGAGACCGGGCAAGGCTCGACGAGATGCGTGTGGTCGTGCTGCATTCGGACAACATCGGCTTGATTCACGAATACATCCGGCTCGAAAAGCCGGCCGGCGTCGTTTTTCTCATGGGCGGTGCGCGTTCGGAAAGCGAATTCGACAAGATGAAGGAAATCGGCATCCCCGCCGTTTTCGTCGGACAAGCGGACAGCGTAACAGAGAACGGGAATATTGTCTTCGATGCGTTCGAATGCGCGTTTAAGGCAGTCCATCATCTTCTGAAAAGCGGCCATGACCGGGTGGCATTCGTTTATCAGGACAAGGACGGTCCCTGGTTCGATCGCAAACTCCTCGGGTATCGGGAGGCGTTGAACGAGCAAGGTATTCCGTTTGATCCCTCCCTTGTCGTCGCGATGGAAGACTTGTTCGCTTACGGCAAGCACGAGGTGGAGGACATCCTCGCTGACACCAACAGGACAACCGCCATTCTTTGTGCGGACGAGGCGGCGACGACCGGGTGTTTGAAATTCATGGGCAGCCACAACCTCAAATGTCCGGAGGATTTGTCGCTGGTTAGCCTCCATGATTTCCAATGGGGGGATTTGCTGAGCCCGCCGATAACCACGGTATCGTACGATCCTGCTGAAATCGGTCGGAAAAGCTTCGAAAAGCTGATCGCGAAAATCAAACGACTGGGAGAAGACTCCGAGAATACGGTGGTGGAGAGCAAAATCAAAGTGAGGAGCTCGACGCAGACCATCGCCAAAGGCCCTCTCGGCGAAAAGGCGGAAAGTCCGGAACTCTTGCATTTGCAGGCTTCGGAGATGGAGAGCATCAAAACCGGAGAGTATACGGCCGCGATCTCTTTCCATTATTCCGGCACCGCGTGGGCGAGGCTGCACGAAAAAGGAATCAAGGACGTATTTGCCGAAATGGGAATCAAGGTGCTCGTCGTCACCGATGCCCACTTTGACCCGGAACTGCAAAACAAGCAGCACGAAAGCATCCTTTCCATGAAACCGGACATTTTGATCAGCGTTCCCGTTGATGGGGTCATGACCGCTGCCAGTTATCGAACGCTGTTAAACGCCGGAATCAAGCTCGTGTTGATCAACAACGTTCCGGAAGGTTTCGAACGCGGGGACTACGTCACGTGCGTTTCCGTAAACGAACGCGAAAACGGCCAAATCGCGGGAAGATTGTTGGGCGAATACTTAAAAAGATACGACAAGAAAAAAATCGGATTGCTCGTTCACGGCGCTCCTTTCTTCGCCACCCGGCAAAGGGATCAGGCGGTGGAACAGGTGCTGACCGAAGAATTTCCCGACTTGGAAATCGTCGCGGTGCAAAGCTTCCAGAAGGAATCGCGGGCATTCGATGCTTGTTACGAGATGATCAAAAACCACCCGGAGATCGAAGGATTATACGTCTCTTGGGAAGGACCCGCCCTTTCGGCGTTGAACGCGCTGCGGGAATTAAACCGGGAAGAGATCCGCATGGTCACCGCGGACTTGGACAGCGAGGTGGCGTTGAACCTGGCCGCCGGCGGTTCCGTCATCGGAATCAGCGCGCAGCGTCCTTATGACCAGGGGAGAGCGATCGCGCTCGCCGCCGCGAACGCGCTCCTTGGCAGAAGCACCCCGTCCTATATCGGGGTGAGTCCGTACAGAGTCACAAGAGACAATTTGCTGATCGCATGGCAGGAAATTTTGAAAGAACGCGCACCGGCTCAGCTCGCTAGTGCATTGAAGGGCAGCCGGAATCCGTAA
- a CDS encoding LacI family DNA-binding transcriptional regulator gives MKEIARKAGVSIATVSHVVNKTRYVSDELTERVMKVIQELDEKPGFLLRNMKAASTDRILCVIENLTDYFCVEILKGVKCRAVQEGLQVVVLQSDHPGVVQDYVRLEKPSGIILITDKRRSERIRSSDFPVPMVIVGHADRIPESGHLLIDYRESAYKGTLHLIKSGHEKIGLIYDPENPYARPQILSGYQAALREHELSFDPARVLDWESDKAFEMDSVGDWEEDGLTAWVIGNEVATFEFLRYFTKRNFKIPEDLSVVSLTELEANRLVNPAITTVAHDPHELGRMSVEKLKRKIASQPDGGEDVVAPCRMTIRHSTKCIGRGPLGDKAESPECLELSAADIERIKAGSYTAAISFHYAGTAWARMHEKGIKDVFWELGIKVLAVTDAHFNPDMQITQHESILAMRPDILISIPADEAMTSHGYREIVNAGTKLVLINNVPHGFGREDYVTCVSVNERENGQVAGRILGQYLTDNGKKKVGMLVHGASFFATKQRDMAVEQVLSEEFPELEIVAMEPFIKESKAFDTCYEMIKLHPEIEGLYVSWEGPALAVLKALRELGREDIGVITADLDTEVAYNMAAGGPIKGISAQRPYDQGRAMALSAANALLGRSIPSFIGVSPDKVTSENLLAKWQEILRERAPAELAQMLKIQKPTIPAERAYAGL, from the coding sequence ATGAAGGAAATCGCCCGGAAAGCCGGGGTGTCGATCGCGACCGTATCTCACGTGGTGAATAAAACCCGGTACGTCAGCGATGAATTGACCGAACGGGTGATGAAGGTCATCCAGGAGCTGGACGAAAAACCGGGGTTCCTTTTGCGCAACATGAAAGCGGCTTCAACCGACCGGATCCTATGCGTCATCGAAAACCTTACGGACTATTTTTGCGTGGAGATTCTGAAAGGGGTGAAGTGCCGAGCCGTCCAAGAAGGCCTCCAGGTCGTCGTACTCCAGTCGGATCATCCGGGCGTCGTGCAGGATTACGTGAGATTGGAAAAGCCGAGCGGCATCATCCTGATTACGGACAAACGCCGCAGCGAGCGTATCCGGTCCTCGGACTTCCCCGTTCCCATGGTGATTGTCGGCCACGCGGACCGCATCCCGGAAAGCGGACATCTCTTGATCGACTACCGCGAAAGCGCCTACAAAGGAACGCTTCATCTCATCAAAAGCGGCCATGAAAAAATCGGCTTGATTTACGATCCCGAAAATCCATACGCCCGCCCGCAGATCCTGTCCGGATACCAAGCGGCCTTGCGGGAGCATGAGTTGTCGTTCGATCCGGCACGGGTTCTTGATTGGGAGTCGGACAAAGCGTTCGAAATGGACTCGGTCGGGGACTGGGAGGAAGACGGGCTGACGGCATGGGTGATCGGGAACGAAGTCGCGACTTTCGAGTTCCTGCGTTATTTCACGAAGCGAAACTTCAAAATCCCTGAAGACCTTTCGGTGGTGAGCCTTACGGAACTGGAAGCGAACCGGCTGGTCAATCCCGCGATTACGACGGTTGCCCATGATCCGCATGAACTCGGAAGAATGAGCGTGGAAAAATTGAAACGCAAAATCGCGTCTCAGCCGGACGGCGGGGAGGACGTCGTCGCGCCGTGCAGAATGACCATCCGGCACTCGACGAAGTGCATCGGCCGCGGTCCGCTTGGCGACAAGGCCGAAAGTCCGGAATGTCTCGAGTTGAGCGCCGCCGATATCGAACGGATCAAAGCCGGTTCTTATACGGCGGCGATATCGTTCCACTATGCGGGAACCGCTTGGGCGAGGATGCACGAGAAAGGGATCAAAGACGTTTTTTGGGAGTTGGGAATCAAGGTGCTGGCGGTGACGGACGCGCATTTTAACCCGGATATGCAGATCACGCAGCATGAAAGCATCCTCGCGATGCGGCCGGACATCCTGATCAGCATCCCCGCGGACGAGGCGATGACGTCGCACGGTTACCGGGAAATCGTGAACGCCGGCACCAAGCTGGTGCTCATCAACAACGTGCCGCACGGCTTCGGAAGAGAAGACTATGTCACCTGCGTGTCCGTCAATGAGAGGGAGAACGGACAGGTCGCGGGGAGAATCCTGGGGCAATACTTGACCGACAACGGTAAGAAAAAGGTCGGCATGCTCGTGCACGGGGCCTCGTTCTTCGCCACGAAACAGCGGGACATGGCCGTGGAACAAGTCCTTTCCGAGGAGTTTCCGGAGCTGGAAATCGTGGCGATGGAACCTTTCATCAAGGAAAGCAAAGCCTTCGATACCTGCTACGAGATGATCAAATTGCATCCCGAAATCGAAGGGCTGTACGTTTCCTGGGAAGGTCCGGCGCTCGCGGTATTGAAAGCGCTTCGGGAGTTGGGCCGCGAAGACATCGGCGTGATTACGGCCGATCTGGATACGGAAGTGGCCTATAACATGGCTGCGGGCGGCCCGATCAAAGGCATCAGCGCCCAGCGTCCTTACGATCAGGGAAGAGCCATGGCGTTGTCGGCGGCTAACGCCTTGCTTGGAAGAAGCATTCCTTCCTTCATCGGCGTAAGCCCTGACAAGGTGACTTCGGAAAATCTGCTGGCGAAGTGGCAGGAAATATTGCGGGAACGCGCGCCGGCCGAGCTGGCGCAAATGCTGAAAATCCAAAAACCGACGATTCCGGCAGAGCGTGCGTACGCCGGCCTTTGA
- a CDS encoding sugar phosphate isomerase/epimerase family protein produces the protein MKLGYQTNTWGGVVGHPAGVTSVKDLYYWTPGSLEQAVKEIADAGFAGIELFDGNLMTYEDRPAEFRNLLQQHGQKLVGVYTGANFIFADIWKEELYKIEKVAKLAAECGAEHLVLGGGAIRATGILDSDFEALAESLQGAAQVADKYGLVPSYHPHLGTMVQAPDQLDRIMKLTNISLCPDTAHIEAGGGDPVAVIRKYIDRIRYVHYKDYGSGNFLPLGEGGQNFAEMTRILRAHDYDGWITVELDSHDDPYRGAVISRKYLREQCDFH, from the coding sequence ATGAAGCTTGGTTACCAGACGAATACATGGGGCGGCGTCGTGGGTCACCCCGCCGGCGTCACCTCGGTAAAGGATTTGTACTACTGGACCCCGGGATCGTTGGAGCAGGCGGTCAAGGAGATCGCGGACGCCGGCTTTGCGGGCATCGAACTGTTTGACGGAAACCTCATGACGTATGAAGACCGTCCCGCCGAATTCCGAAACCTGCTGCAGCAGCATGGCCAAAAACTCGTAGGCGTTTATACCGGCGCGAATTTCATTTTCGCGGATATCTGGAAAGAGGAGCTTTATAAAATCGAAAAGGTGGCCAAACTTGCCGCCGAATGCGGAGCCGAGCATTTGGTCTTGGGAGGAGGAGCGATCCGGGCAACCGGCATCCTCGATTCCGATTTCGAAGCGCTGGCGGAGTCGCTGCAAGGCGCGGCGCAAGTGGCCGATAAGTACGGCCTCGTACCCAGTTACCACCCGCATCTCGGAACCATGGTTCAGGCGCCGGATCAGCTCGACCGCATCATGAAACTGACGAACATTTCCCTCTGCCCGGATACCGCTCATATCGAAGCCGGGGGAGGAGATCCCGTCGCCGTGATCCGCAAATACATCGACCGGATCCGCTACGTTCACTACAAGGATTACGGTTCCGGCAACTTCCTTCCTTTGGGTGAAGGCGGACAGAACTTCGCGGAGATGACGCGGATCCTCCGGGCACACGACTATGACGGTTGGATCACCGTTGAATTGGACAGCCACGACGACCCTTATCGCGGAGCGGTCATCAGCAGAAAGTATCTTCGCGAGCAATGCGATTTCCATTAA
- a CDS encoding ABC transporter permease, protein MQSNTSEAKATLAWTRKFNWRQYIVYIAFIVVFAYFAITLNSDGFLTSNNIMNIVRQTAIISIMAVAMTFVISAAEIDLSVGSIAALASLTSALALEHGYGIMGAIVAGLGTGLVIGTVNGWLVTKVSIPSFLVTLGMMGIAKGFAMWITDTAPVPILNDHFSYIFGSGDIGKIPVLLIWTLVIAVIGHVVLRKTTFGRRTLATGGNQNAARFSGVNVARTKLMVLAASGLVAGLAGMLYAGRMHSGRFTFGEGDELSVIAAVILGGTSLFGGVGTVVGTVIGSLMIGTINNGLIIMGLDVSQQMIIKGLIIILAVAFGRKAVNK, encoded by the coding sequence ATGCAATCCAATACTTCTGAGGCGAAGGCAACCCTCGCCTGGACCCGAAAATTCAACTGGCGGCAATATATCGTGTATATCGCATTTATCGTGGTGTTCGCCTATTTTGCCATCACGCTGAACTCCGACGGGTTTCTTACTTCGAACAATATCATGAACATCGTTCGTCAAACGGCGATCATTTCGATTATGGCTGTGGCGATGACCTTCGTGATCAGCGCAGCGGAGATCGATCTTTCGGTCGGCTCCATCGCGGCTCTAGCTTCGCTTACCAGCGCGTTGGCGCTCGAACACGGCTACGGGATTATGGGCGCCATCGTGGCGGGTTTGGGTACGGGGCTGGTGATCGGTACCGTTAACGGATGGCTCGTGACGAAGGTAAGCATACCATCATTCCTGGTCACGCTCGGCATGATGGGAATCGCGAAAGGGTTCGCCATGTGGATTACCGATACGGCCCCCGTTCCGATTCTCAACGATCACTTTTCTTATATCTTCGGTTCCGGAGACATCGGGAAGATTCCGGTTCTCCTGATTTGGACGCTTGTTATCGCCGTCATCGGTCATGTCGTGCTGCGAAAAACGACGTTCGGCCGCAGAACGCTGGCGACGGGCGGCAACCAGAACGCCGCGCGTTTCTCCGGCGTCAACGTGGCCCGGACGAAGCTCATGGTGCTGGCAGCTTCCGGGCTGGTCGCCGGCCTGGCCGGCATGCTGTATGCCGGACGGATGCACTCAGGACGCTTTACGTTCGGCGAAGGGGATGAACTTTCCGTGATCGCGGCCGTCATTCTCGGCGGCACGAGCCTGTTCGGCGGCGTAGGAACCGTCGTCGGTACGGTCATCGGATCGCTGATGATCGGCACGATCAACAACGGCTTAATCATCATGGGACTTGACGTCAGCCAGCAAATGATCATCAAAGGACTCATCATCATTTTGGCCGTCGCGTTCGGCCGGAAAGCCGTAAACAAGTAA
- a CDS encoding substrate-binding domain-containing protein: MKKQLALTIVLVMALVAVLAACGKGNNNESSPSSSAAVSESASPSAPASASASASASPSASSAAAGEALTINQALPDKEILSKGPDGEAAVSAKTLSLSADDIEKIKAGHYKAAIAMHYAGNDWSTAQIKGLQAAFAKMGIEVIATTDANFKSEKQVSDIETILSKKPDVIVSIPVDPVSTADAYKKAAAAGVKLVFMDNKPNGLQAGKDYVSVVSADNYGNGVESANIMAKAIGESGEIGMIYHDADFFVTKQRTDAFEKTIKEKYPNIKLIDKGGITGPNDGEKVASALLTKHPNLKGLFVVWDVPAEGALAAARSAGRNDLVITTIDLGTNVALDIASGGMIKGLGAQLPYDQGTAEAILAGYALLGKQTSSYYAVPALPVTKENILDAWKTVYGSDAPSSIQDAAKK; the protein is encoded by the coding sequence GTGAAAAAGCAACTCGCACTTACGATCGTTCTGGTTATGGCGTTAGTCGCCGTTCTGGCGGCTTGCGGCAAGGGCAATAACAACGAATCGAGTCCGTCCAGCTCGGCGGCGGTTTCCGAAAGCGCTTCCCCGTCTGCGCCTGCTTCAGCTTCTGCTTCCGCTTCCGCGTCTCCGAGTGCTTCCAGCGCCGCGGCAGGCGAAGCCCTGACGATCAACCAGGCGCTGCCGGACAAAGAGATTTTGAGCAAAGGCCCGGACGGCGAGGCGGCGGTTTCGGCGAAAACGCTGTCGCTGTCCGCCGACGACATCGAGAAAATCAAGGCGGGCCACTACAAGGCCGCCATCGCCATGCACTATGCCGGCAACGACTGGTCGACGGCGCAAATCAAAGGTCTGCAAGCGGCTTTCGCCAAAATGGGCATCGAAGTGATCGCGACCACCGACGCGAACTTCAAGTCGGAAAAACAAGTGTCCGACATCGAGACGATTCTGTCGAAGAAGCCGGACGTCATCGTCAGTATCCCGGTTGATCCGGTATCGACGGCGGACGCCTACAAGAAGGCCGCTGCGGCCGGCGTGAAACTCGTGTTCATGGACAACAAGCCGAACGGCCTCCAAGCAGGCAAGGATTATGTCAGCGTCGTCTCCGCGGACAACTACGGCAACGGCGTTGAGTCCGCCAACATCATGGCCAAGGCCATCGGCGAATCCGGCGAAATCGGCATGATCTACCATGACGCGGACTTCTTCGTCACGAAGCAAAGAACGGACGCATTCGAAAAAACGATCAAAGAAAAATACCCGAACATCAAACTGATCGACAAAGGCGGCATTACGGGCCCGAACGATGGCGAGAAAGTCGCTTCCGCGCTGCTGACCAAGCATCCGAACCTCAAAGGTCTGTTCGTCGTATGGGACGTTCCGGCGGAAGGCGCTCTCGCAGCCGCACGCTCCGCAGGCCGCAACGATCTGGTCATCACCACGATCGACCTCGGTACGAACGTTGCGCTCGACATCGCGTCCGGCGGCATGATCAAAGGTCTCGGCGCTCAACTGCCGTATGACCAGGGAACGGCGGAAGCCATCCTGGCGGGCTATGCCCTGCTCGGCAAGCAGACTTCTTCGTATTATGCTGTTCCGGCTCTTCCGGTTACGAAAGAGAATATCCTGGATGCTTGGAAAACGGTATACGGCTCCGACGCTCCTTCCTCCATTCAAGACGCAGCCAAAAAATAA
- a CDS encoding Gfo/Idh/MocA family protein, with protein sequence MRKLNVAMIGGGFMGKAHSLAYAGMPMFFSPAPAIPYRKTVVDINDELAKAAADRYGFESYSSDWRKVVEDPGVDVIDIVTPNNSHAEIAIAAAKAGKHIICEKPLARTGAEAKQMWDAVQQAGVKHMVAFNYRRTPAVALAKKYIEEGAIGKILNFRGTYLQDWSADPSSPLSWRFRKDVAGSGALGDTGTHVIDFARYLVGEISQVMGVLSHFITERPVQSGSVDKLGTVKAGADVRKEPVDTDDEMTTLLRFENGAVGSIEATRNAWGRNNYLTFEIHGEKGSICFNYERRDELQVCFSNDPDDRRGFRTIYTGPAHPYGDALWPIPALGIGYTETKIIEAHDFFSAIVNDTEVSPNFYDGYRISVISDAIIESAETDKWVKCL encoded by the coding sequence ATGCGTAAATTGAACGTAGCGATGATCGGCGGAGGTTTCATGGGCAAGGCGCATTCGCTGGCTTATGCCGGAATGCCGATGTTTTTCTCCCCGGCTCCGGCGATTCCTTACCGTAAAACGGTCGTGGACATTAACGACGAGCTGGCGAAAGCCGCGGCGGACCGTTACGGCTTCGAGTCTTACTCGTCGGACTGGCGGAAAGTCGTGGAAGATCCGGGTGTGGATGTCATCGACATCGTCACGCCGAACAACTCCCATGCCGAGATCGCGATCGCGGCCGCGAAGGCAGGCAAACACATCATTTGCGAAAAGCCGCTGGCCCGGACCGGCGCGGAAGCCAAGCAAATGTGGGATGCCGTTCAGCAAGCCGGCGTCAAGCATATGGTCGCCTTCAACTATCGCCGTACGCCGGCGGTGGCCCTGGCGAAAAAGTACATTGAAGAAGGCGCCATCGGCAAGATCCTGAATTTCCGCGGCACCTATTTGCAGGACTGGTCCGCGGATCCCAGCTCGCCGCTTTCGTGGCGCTTCCGCAAGGACGTCGCCGGTTCGGGCGCTCTGGGAGACACGGGAACGCACGTGATCGATTTCGCGCGTTATCTGGTCGGCGAAATTTCCCAGGTCATGGGCGTGCTCAGCCACTTCATCACGGAACGGCCGGTGCAATCCGGCTCCGTCGATAAATTGGGTACGGTGAAAGCGGGAGCGGACGTCCGCAAAGAACCTGTGGATACGGATGACGAAATGACGACGTTGCTGCGCTTCGAGAACGGCGCGGTCGGCAGCATCGAGGCGACGCGCAACGCGTGGGGCCGCAATAACTATCTCACGTTCGAAATCCATGGCGAAAAGGGTTCGATTTGCTTCAACTACGAGCGTCGCGACGAACTGCAGGTGTGCTTCTCGAACGATCCGGACGACCGCCGCGGTTTCCGCACGATTTACACCGGCCCCGCCCATCCGTACGGGGATGCGCTATGGCCGATTCCGGCGCTTGGCATCGGATACACGGAGACGAAAATCATCGAAGCGCACGATTTCTTCTCCGCCATCGTGAACGATACGGAAGTATCGCCGAACTTCTACGACGGCTATCGAATCTCCGTCATCTCCGACGCGATCATCGAATCCGCCGAGACGGACAAGTGGGTCAAATGCCTGTAA
- a CDS encoding sugar ABC transporter ATP-binding protein, with product MAVPALQMSGIGKSFNGIKVLQDVGFELLRGEVHALMGGNGAGKSTLMKILTGVYGMDAGQICIDGNEVKIQTPVDAEKHGISMIFQEFSLVPTLTVAQNIFLGREPKTKAGFIDDKKCTELTRRLLEDLEVDMKPSDLVADLGVGFWQMTEIAKALSKETKILIMDEPTSSLTKRESEILFSLIERLKNRGISIIYISHRMEEIYRVCDRITILGDGRHLVTDDASRLDMDSVIGHIAGKNLDKFEWKERPVSGDGEVILQVSGLKTDNRLNGVTFDLKQGEILGFAGLMGSGRTETLRALFGIDAWTDGEVRIHGKPVRMRSPKDAIRCGLALVPEDRREQGLVLEHEVKDNIMLPSISKVAGPLGFVNDRKGNRNSEAWVRKLSIKTDSIHKTTRLLSGGNQQKIVFAKWLANAPEIIMLDEPTIGIDIRAKTEIIDMIRVLASEGKSILVVSSELTELLAVCDRILVFHDGQVVNQYNRKDIQSEEELQHAIQYF from the coding sequence ATGGCAGTGCCGGCTTTGCAAATGAGCGGCATCGGCAAATCGTTCAACGGCATCAAGGTTTTGCAAGACGTCGGTTTTGAACTGCTTCGGGGTGAAGTACACGCTTTGATGGGCGGCAACGGAGCCGGGAAATCGACACTCATGAAAATATTGACCGGCGTATATGGAATGGACGCGGGTCAGATCTGCATCGACGGAAACGAAGTGAAGATCCAAACGCCGGTGGACGCGGAAAAACACGGCATATCGATGATTTTTCAGGAATTCAGCCTCGTGCCTACCTTGACGGTCGCACAGAACATTTTTCTCGGGCGGGAACCGAAAACGAAAGCGGGATTCATCGACGATAAGAAGTGCACCGAGTTGACCAGGCGGCTGTTGGAAGACTTGGAGGTCGACATGAAGCCGAGCGACCTCGTGGCCGATCTGGGCGTCGGCTTCTGGCAGATGACCGAAATCGCCAAAGCATTGTCCAAGGAAACGAAAATATTGATCATGGATGAACCCACCTCGTCATTGACCAAACGGGAATCCGAAATCCTGTTTTCGCTCATCGAACGTCTGAAGAACAGGGGCATCTCGATCATTTACATTTCTCACCGGATGGAAGAAATCTATCGCGTATGCGACCGGATTACCATCCTCGGAGACGGCCGCCATCTGGTGACGGACGACGCCTCCCGCCTCGATATGGACAGCGTCATCGGCCACATCGCGGGGAAGAACCTGGATAAGTTCGAATGGAAGGAAAGACCGGTTTCCGGCGATGGAGAAGTGATCCTGCAGGTGTCGGGATTGAAAACGGATAACCGGCTTAACGGCGTTACTTTCGACCTCAAGCAAGGGGAAATCCTCGGATTCGCGGGCCTTATGGGCAGCGGGCGGACCGAAACGCTTCGAGCGCTGTTCGGCATTGACGCTTGGACGGACGGCGAGGTGCGCATCCACGGGAAGCCGGTCCGGATGAGATCGCCGAAAGACGCGATCCGCTGCGGGCTCGCGCTCGTTCCGGAAGACCGCAGGGAACAAGGGCTGGTTCTGGAACATGAAGTGAAGGACAACATCATGCTTCCCTCGATCTCCAAGGTCGCGGGGCCCCTCGGCTTCGTGAACGACCGCAAAGGAAACCGGAATTCCGAAGCATGGGTGCGCAAGCTCAGCATCAAAACCGATTCGATCCACAAAACCACCCGTCTGCTGTCGGGCGGGAACCAGCAAAAAATCGTTTTTGCCAAGTGGCTGGCCAACGCCCCGGAAATCATCATGCTCGACGAGCCGACGATCGGAATCGATATCCGGGCGAAGACCGAAATCATAGACATGATCCGCGTTCTGGCGAGCGAAGGCAAAAGCATCCTGGTCGTTTCTTCGGAACTCACCGAGCTGCTGGCGGTATGCGACCGCATTCTCGTGTTCCACGACGGTCAGGTCGTGAATCAATACAACCGGAAAGATATCCAGTCCGAGGAGGAATTGCAGCATGCAATCCAATACTTCTGA